In Vespa velutina chromosome 1, iVesVel2.1, whole genome shotgun sequence, the following proteins share a genomic window:
- the LOC124953728 gene encoding bifunctional 3'-phosphoadenosine 5'-phosphosulfate synthase 2-like isoform X1, translating into MNSPRKNGSTEKMDVENGKCNHVNGMKKMIMGILTRQKTENQNSARQTIATNVSSQAHHVSRAKRGQAVGTVRGFRGCTIWMTGLSGAGKTSISFKLEEFLVSQGIPAYGLDGDNVRTGLNRNLGFSKEDREENVRRVAEVAKLFADGGVITLCSFVSPFEEDRRMARKIHEDSELPFFEIFVNASLKICEARDVKGLYKKARSGIIKAFTGIDQKYEIPIKPDLVVNTENATVEESTARVIEFLENRNIIPKMYGLGRSVHELFVPESMIENVQKEAEILQAIEINEVDLQWIQVLAEGWAAPLKGFMKEKQYLQSQYFNCLTENGVQINQSIPIVLAISVDDKERCQNVKSLTLKYNGRNLAILRNPEFYFHRKEERCSKIFGTNDIGHPYIKMIYESGDWLVGGELEVIEKIRWNDGLDEYRLTPNEIREKCREMGADAVFAFQLRNPIHNGHALLMQDTRKRLLERGYRKPVLLLHPLGGWTKDDDVPLAVRIKQHQAVLEDDVLHEDTILAIFPSPMSYAGPTEVQWHAKGRLIAGANFYIVGRDPAGIPHPNKDATPDGNLYDSTHGAKVLSMAPGLQNLEIIPFRVAAYDIKQRSMAFYDPERHDDFIFISGTKMRNLAKSGENPPEGFMAPKAWKILSEYYQRINNN; encoded by the exons ATGAATTCTCCTCGAAAAAATGGAAGTACTGAAAAAATGGACGtggaaaatggaaaatgtAATCATGTCAACGGTATGAAAAAAA TGATCATGGGAATCCTAACTCgacaaaaaacagaaaatcaAAACTCTGCAAGACAG ACAATCGCAACTAATGTAAGTTCACAAGCTCATCATGTGTCTAGAGCGAAACGCGGCCAAGCTGTTGGTACTGTTCGCGGTTTTCGTGGATGTACTATATGGATGACTGGACTTTCTGGAGCTGGAAAGACTTCGATATCATTCAAGTTAGAAGAATTTCTTGTATCCCAG gGTATACCGGCTTATGGTTTAGATGGTGATAATGTTCGTACTGGTTTGAATCGAAACTTAGGTTTCAGTAAAGAGGATCGGGAAGAAAATGTCCGACGAGTGGCCGAAGTGGCTAAGTTATTTGCCGATGGAGGTGTAATCACTTTATGTAGCTTCGTTTCACCCTTCGAGGAGGACAGAAGAATGGCTCGAAAAATTCACGAAGATTCGGAACTGCCCTTTTTCGAGATATTCGTTAACGCGTCATTGAAGATCTGTGAGGCACGGGACGTAAAGGGTCTTTACAAAAAAGCTAGATCTGGTATCATCAAGGCTTTTACCGGTATCGATCAAAAGTATGAAATACCTATTAAGCCTGATCTCGTTGTTAATACGGAAAATGCTACGGTAGAGGAATCTACGGCGAGGGTCATTGAATTCCtcgaaaatcgtaatatcataCCAAAGATGTACGGATTGGGAAGATCTGTTCATGAATTATTTGTTCCTGAATCGATGATCGAGAATGTTCAAAAGGAGGCGGAAATTTTACAAGCGATCGAAATCAACGAAGTAGATCTTCAATGGATTCAAGTTCTTGCTGAAGGTTGGGCGGCTCCGCTTAAAGGATTCATGAAGGAGAAACAATATTTACAA TCTCAATATTTCAACTGTTTAACGGAAAATGGCGTACAGATCAATCAATCGATTCCAATAGTTCTTGCTATTAGCGTTGACGACAAGGAACGTTGTCAGAACGTTAAATCTTTGACATTGAAATACAATGGAAGAAATCTGGCAATTCTTAGAAATCcggaattttattttcatcggaAGGAAGAACGTTGTTCGAAGATATTTGGCACGAATGATATCGGTCAtccttatataaaaatgatatatgaatCCGGTGATTGGTTGGTCGGTGGTGAACTCGaggtaattgaaaaaatacgaTGGAACGATGGTCTCGATGAATATAGATTGACTCCTAACGAGATCAGAGAAAAATGTCGTGAAATGGGAGCAGATGCGGTATTCGCTTTTCAACTTCGAAATCCTATACACAATGGACATGCTCTTCTTATGCAG gATACAAGAAAACGTTTGCTCGAACGTGGTTATCGTAAACCTGTTCTTCTTTTACATCCTCTGGGTGGATGGACTAAAGACGACGATGTACCTTTAGCAGTCAGAATAAAACAACATCAAGCTGTCCTCGAAGATGATGTCTTACACGAGGATACGATTTTAGCTATATTCCCTAGTCCCATGTCTTATGCCGGACCAACAGAA GTACAATGGCATGCCAAAGGTAGACTAATAGCCGGTGCTAACTTTTATATCGTTGGCAGAGATCCTGCCGGTATACCACATCCAAATAAAGATGCTACACCTGATGGTAATCTATATGATAGTACTCATGGCGCTAAAGTACTTTCGATGGCTCCTGGTCTTCAAAACCTTGAGATTATACCTTTTCGAGTAGCTGCTTATGACATAAAACAACGGAGTATGGCGTTCTATGATCCCGAAAGACATGAtgactttatatttatttcaggAACAAAAATGCGAA ATCTAGCGAAGTCTGGGGAAAATCCACCAGAAGGTTTCATGGCGCCCAAAGCATGGAAAATTTTATCAGAATACTATCaacgaataaataacaattaa
- the LOC124953728 gene encoding bifunctional 3'-phosphoadenosine 5'-phosphosulfate synthase 2-like isoform X2, with product MTGLSGAGKTSISFKLEEFLVSQGIPAYGLDGDNVRTGLNRNLGFSKEDREENVRRVAEVAKLFADGGVITLCSFVSPFEEDRRMARKIHEDSELPFFEIFVNASLKICEARDVKGLYKKARSGIIKAFTGIDQKYEIPIKPDLVVNTENATVEESTARVIEFLENRNIIPKMYGLGRSVHELFVPESMIENVQKEAEILQAIEINEVDLQWIQVLAEGWAAPLKGFMKEKQYLQSQYFNCLTENGVQINQSIPIVLAISVDDKERCQNVKSLTLKYNGRNLAILRNPEFYFHRKEERCSKIFGTNDIGHPYIKMIYESGDWLVGGELEVIEKIRWNDGLDEYRLTPNEIREKCREMGADAVFAFQLRNPIHNGHALLMQDTRKRLLERGYRKPVLLLHPLGGWTKDDDVPLAVRIKQHQAVLEDDVLHEDTILAIFPSPMSYAGPTEVQWHAKGRLIAGANFYIVGRDPAGIPHPNKDATPDGNLYDSTHGAKVLSMAPGLQNLEIIPFRVAAYDIKQRSMAFYDPERHDDFIFISGTKMRNLAKSGENPPEGFMAPKAWKILSEYYQRINNN from the exons ATGACTGGACTTTCTGGAGCTGGAAAGACTTCGATATCATTCAAGTTAGAAGAATTTCTTGTATCCCAG gGTATACCGGCTTATGGTTTAGATGGTGATAATGTTCGTACTGGTTTGAATCGAAACTTAGGTTTCAGTAAAGAGGATCGGGAAGAAAATGTCCGACGAGTGGCCGAAGTGGCTAAGTTATTTGCCGATGGAGGTGTAATCACTTTATGTAGCTTCGTTTCACCCTTCGAGGAGGACAGAAGAATGGCTCGAAAAATTCACGAAGATTCGGAACTGCCCTTTTTCGAGATATTCGTTAACGCGTCATTGAAGATCTGTGAGGCACGGGACGTAAAGGGTCTTTACAAAAAAGCTAGATCTGGTATCATCAAGGCTTTTACCGGTATCGATCAAAAGTATGAAATACCTATTAAGCCTGATCTCGTTGTTAATACGGAAAATGCTACGGTAGAGGAATCTACGGCGAGGGTCATTGAATTCCtcgaaaatcgtaatatcataCCAAAGATGTACGGATTGGGAAGATCTGTTCATGAATTATTTGTTCCTGAATCGATGATCGAGAATGTTCAAAAGGAGGCGGAAATTTTACAAGCGATCGAAATCAACGAAGTAGATCTTCAATGGATTCAAGTTCTTGCTGAAGGTTGGGCGGCTCCGCTTAAAGGATTCATGAAGGAGAAACAATATTTACAA TCTCAATATTTCAACTGTTTAACGGAAAATGGCGTACAGATCAATCAATCGATTCCAATAGTTCTTGCTATTAGCGTTGACGACAAGGAACGTTGTCAGAACGTTAAATCTTTGACATTGAAATACAATGGAAGAAATCTGGCAATTCTTAGAAATCcggaattttattttcatcggaAGGAAGAACGTTGTTCGAAGATATTTGGCACGAATGATATCGGTCAtccttatataaaaatgatatatgaatCCGGTGATTGGTTGGTCGGTGGTGAACTCGaggtaattgaaaaaatacgaTGGAACGATGGTCTCGATGAATATAGATTGACTCCTAACGAGATCAGAGAAAAATGTCGTGAAATGGGAGCAGATGCGGTATTCGCTTTTCAACTTCGAAATCCTATACACAATGGACATGCTCTTCTTATGCAG gATACAAGAAAACGTTTGCTCGAACGTGGTTATCGTAAACCTGTTCTTCTTTTACATCCTCTGGGTGGATGGACTAAAGACGACGATGTACCTTTAGCAGTCAGAATAAAACAACATCAAGCTGTCCTCGAAGATGATGTCTTACACGAGGATACGATTTTAGCTATATTCCCTAGTCCCATGTCTTATGCCGGACCAACAGAA GTACAATGGCATGCCAAAGGTAGACTAATAGCCGGTGCTAACTTTTATATCGTTGGCAGAGATCCTGCCGGTATACCACATCCAAATAAAGATGCTACACCTGATGGTAATCTATATGATAGTACTCATGGCGCTAAAGTACTTTCGATGGCTCCTGGTCTTCAAAACCTTGAGATTATACCTTTTCGAGTAGCTGCTTATGACATAAAACAACGGAGTATGGCGTTCTATGATCCCGAAAGACATGAtgactttatatttatttcaggAACAAAAATGCGAA ATCTAGCGAAGTCTGGGGAAAATCCACCAGAAGGTTTCATGGCGCCCAAAGCATGGAAAATTTTATCAGAATACTATCaacgaataaataacaattaa
- the LOC124953832 gene encoding DNA repair protein XRCC4-like yields MSDITIVQILNEIDQIQYILYTEWKSTCFKIMLFKSSAVPLTGEMPENDINYYSQEHSKSFNEYLKETKDIFSGKNTDIQYFFQDNKFEWRRNKRWILGKITIFPISNIVLISEILYDILKQQQHLQKVISELRKENDLLKDNNKELSVNIEEMIEMKTNMEKELYKKFILILNAKKKKIRELEDSLKNTKYEQKSLFDVSTDQSEDSDTDDKSAKNIELHVGKPISYRCMNKNKDSDKKSKKSFYVPHKGSKLNSRSIVNEMEATTSRTTEKQNYFDSIRNEKMKSVSRTSSKSSNDSEDEFELRLSETCTDKHNLDFTEELEEELFS; encoded by the exons ATGTCAGATATAACTATTgttcaaatattaaatgaaattgatcAGATACAGTATATCTTATATACCGAATGGAAAAGTACATGTTTTAAGATCATGTTATTTAAATCATCTGCAGTTCCATTAACGGGAGAG ATGCccgaaaatgatataaattattattcgcaaGAACATTCAAAGtcatttaatgaatatttgaaagaaaccaaagatatattttctggTAAGAATACagatatacaatatttctttcaagataataaatttgaatggagaagaaataaacgatGGATTTTaggaaaaattacaatatttccCATTTCCAATATTGTTCTTATATctgaaattttatatgatatattgaaacaacaacaacatttacaaaaagtaatttcagaattaagaaaagaaaatgatttattgaaagataacaataaagaATTAAGCGTTAATATAGAGGAAATGATCGAAATGAAAACTAATATGGAAaaggaattatataaaaaatttatcttaattttaaatgcaaaaaagaaaaaaattagggAATTAGAAGATAGtttgaaaaatacaaaatatgaacAAAAGTCACTATTTGATGTATCCACAGATCAGAGTGAAGATTCAGATACGGACGATAAAAGtgcaaaaaatattgaattacaCGTAGGAAAACCAATATCTTATAGAtgcatgaataaaaataaggattcagataaaaaaagtaaaaaatctttttatgttCCTCACAAAGGAAGTAAACTTAATAGTAGAAGTATTGTAAATGAAATGGAAGCAACGACTAGTAGAACAactgaaaaacaaaattattttgatagcattcgaaatgagaaaatgaaatctGTATCTAGAACATCATCAAAGTCAAGTAACGACAGCGAAGATGAATTTGAATTACGATTGTCAGAGACATGTACTGACAAACATAATTTAGATTTTACAGaagaattagaagaagaattattttcttaa
- the LOC124953814 gene encoding RAB6A-GEF complex partner protein 2, translated as MIEITAKLVRGSVYFSGEVIECFVTFSNPPNPIHQISQSHSDIFESLAWASAQIHCQCSMNSKVVLSDRLNTTARLAAINANTTFVPWQQDNGHAILNTKPKILFCDLRLSPGESKTYIYRETIPSDAPPSYRGQAVKYSYKITIGTQRVNTVIKLLRVPFRVLSLSELPEITTCNDSVDLSPNNPFMETQHRETPLDIALQTLQNLTARRSPNFYNITNGRGRVVRFCLFKNSYKLGEDIVGTFDFSNATVSCAQVSVALQSEEHVAEQYRRGKSTTPTLVSYNKHHEMCLGLKYSHLVLPIPLHVTPDFTTELVTLRWRLHFEFVTTSKLVEMPYEHTVNWHGPSTLDVETMIWDLPLHIHPTTVPPNTAQQTRYNIVI; from the exons atgATTGAAATTACTGCAAAACTTGTCAGAGGATCTGTATATTTTTCTGGAGAAGTCATTGAATGTTTTGTTACATTTAGTAATCCTCCAAATCCAATTCATCAAATATCTCAGAGCCACAG TGATATTTTTGAAAGTCTTGCTTGGGCCAGTGCTCAAATTCATTGTCAATGTTCTATGAACAGTAAAGTGGTACTTTCAGATAGATTAAATACGACTGCTAGATTGGCGGCAATAAATGCAA ACACAACTTTTGTACCATGGCAACAAGACAATGGTCATgctatattaaatacaaagcCAAAAATTTTGTTCTGTGATTTAAGATTGTCGCCTGGTGAAAGTAAGACAT aCATTTATAGAGAAACAATTCCAAGCGATGCTCCTCCTTCGTATAGAGGCCAGGCagtaaaatattcttataaaattacaattggAACTCAAAGAGTAAACACAGTTATTAAACTTCTACGTGTACCATTTAGAGTATTATCTTTGAGtg aGTTACCGGAAATAACGACTTGCAACGATAGCGTTGATTTAAGTCCCAATAATCCTTTTATGGAAACACAGCATAGAGAAACCCCACTAGACATAGCGCTTCAAACTCTTCAg AATTTAACTGCAAGGAGAAGtccaaatttttataatataaccaATGGACGTGGACGTGTAGTTagattttgtctttttaaaaattcttataaattagGAGAGGACATAGTTGGtacatttgatttttcaaatgcTACTGTATCATGTGCGCAAGTGTCCGTTGCTTTACAATCGGAGGAACATGTCGCAGAGCAATACAGACGAGGAAAGTCGACAACCCCAACTTTAGTTAGTTACAACAAACATCATGAAATGTGTTTAGGTTTGAAATACTCTCATTTGGTATTACCTATACCTTTACACGTAACGCCAGATTTTACGACAGAATTGGTAACATTAAGGTGGAGATTACATTTTGAATTTGTAACTACTTCGAAATTAGTTGAAATGCCTTATGAACACACGGTCAATTGGCATGGTCCTTCAACTTTGGATGTTGAAACAATGATATGGGATTTACCTCTTCATATACACCCTACAACAGTCCCGCCAAATACGGCTCAACAAACAAGATATAATATTGTCATTTAG